Below is a window of Halarcobacter anaerophilus DNA.
ATTATCACCGTCTATTGACCCGAAGTTTCCTTGTCCGTCAACTAGAGGTGCTCTCATAGAGAAGTTTTGTGCCATTCTTACAAGTGCATCATAAACAGAACTATCCCCGTGCGGGTGATACTTACCGATTACATCCCCTACAATCCTTGCAGATTTTTTATAAGGGGCTCTTGCACTCATATTTAAGTCATGCATAGCATATAAAATTCTTCTGTGTACAGGTTTTAAACCATCTTTTGCATCAGGTAACGCTCTACCTATAATTACACTCATTGAATAATCTAAATACGAAGCTTTAATACTGTCTTCTATATTTATATTTATAATATCTTGATTTTCGAAAAGGTTTTCCATAAAAAAACGCCTTTATTGTAAAATTTAGATATTTTATCTAAATGTGGCTTAGTATAAGGCTTAGTAAGAGGATTTTAAGCAAAAAAAAAGGGATAAAAGCAAAATTGCTTTTATCCCTTTTGAATATATGATTTTTTATAGATTATTATCTTTTTTATACTTAATAATCATATTATATATTTCATCTTTAAGTTTTAATTTCTCTTTTTTCTTACTCTCTATTTCAAACTGATCACCAAGATCTTTTGCCAAAGAAGCAATCTCTTCATCTAAAGCGTTGTGTCTTTCAAAAACTTTTGCAAAACGTGCGTCGTCTTGTTTTAATTGTGCAATAACATCTCTATCTTCATGAAACATTGTATTGTCCTCTCTTTCTTGATATTAAAAAATTATAACAATACAAGGCTTAATTTGAAATATTCTAGGTTCTGTAATCGGCATTTATTTCTACATATTTATAGCCTAAATCACAGCCGTATGCAGTAAATTTTCCTTCCCCTGCTCCCAAATCACATATAACTTTATATTTATCATTTTTAAGCACTTTTGCGGCTTTCTCTTCTTGTGCGGCATCAAAATAGATTTCGCCTTTGTTAAAGACTACTACATCATTATAAGAGATTACAAGTTTTGTTTCATCGCAAGTAACTCTGCTAGCTCCAATTGTCGAAGCAATTCTCCCGAAATTTGGATCTTCTCCGAAAAGTGCTGTTTTTACCAAAAGTGAATTTGATAAAGCTTTTGCCGCAATTTCTGCTTCTTTGTCATCTGCTGCATTTATTACTTCAAAAGCAACTGCTTTTTTTGCACCTTCACCGTCTGCTACTATTAACATAGCCATATCATGCATTACAAGTCTTAAAGCCTCTTTAAAAGCCTCTTTGTCGTAAGCATTTGATTTTTTATTCGCTAAAAGTAAAACCGTGTCGTTTGTAGAGGTATCTCCGTCTACTGAAATAGCATTAAAGGTCGTATGACTGTTTTGTTCAAGTAACTCTCTCATATCCTCTTTTGGAACTGCGGCATCAGTACAGATAAAACAAAGCATAGTCGCAAGATTCGGGTTTATCATTCCGGCACCTTTGGCAACAGAACCTATTTTAAAAGAACTTCCGTCTTCAAGTTTTACTTCATATAGCGAAGTCTTAGAGTAAGCATCTGTTGTCATAATTGCTTGGCTTAAATTTTCACCGTTTTTAGAGCTTAGATCAAAACTATTTGCTCCTGCAACTATCTTTTCAACGGGAAGTGGATTTCCTATAACTCCAGTTGAACTCATAAGAGGATTTGTTAAATCAAAATTTAGTGATGAAAATATTGTATTAATATCTTCAATTCCTTTTTCACCCGTTAAGGCGTTTGCATTTTTTGAATTAATAAGTACGAAATTTGTTTTAAAACCTTTTTCATATCTTTGATAATGTTTTAAAGGTGCTGCTTGAAATTTGTTAAGTGTAAAAATAGCTTCCGTCTCACAAAGAGTGTCACTATAGATAAATCCCAAATCAAGTTTTCCGTTTGGTTTTAAACCTGCGCTTATACCGTCACAAAAAAAACCGTCAATTTTGTCTAAATATCCTTTAATAGGTAAAATTGTAAACATAATATATATAATCCTTAAAAATCTTTTGGCTTGTTTTTCAATAAAACAGTTCTTCTGGCTCTTCTTAGTCCTCTTTGATTACCGACTAAAAGAAGTTTACAACCAGGAGTAATGACTGCATTACCTTTTGGCATTTGAATAAATCTACCTCTTTTTTCCGTAATTCCAATAACCGAAACTTTGAATCTGTCTCTTAATTTTAGCTCTTTTAACTCTTTATTAACAGCCCATGACTCTTCACTTATCAATGCTTCTTGCATATCAATCGGAGTATCAGGCTTATATAAAAACTCTTCTAATACATTTTCCATATCAGGTCTGATAGCCATTGCAGAAACTCTTTTTGCCATAAGTGACGGAGTTGCAACAACTTTATCCGCACCGAGTTTTTTCAGCCTTAGTTTTTCATTTTGACTCTCTGCATTTGCAATAATCAAAAAAGGATTTCTTCCAAGCTCTTTTTCATATAATCTAACAGAAGCTATAAGCGTAATATTGTTTGAAATATTTTTTGATAAGGTTATAGCACCTTTTGCCGAACTTAAGTGTGATTTTAAAAAAGAGGTCTCTTTAAAAGGCTCTTCTCTTACAAAATAGGGATAATTGCACTCTTTTGCAATTTGTTCTATATCTTCACTTGGGTCAACAACTACAAAAGGAACGTGATTTTGATTAAACTGTCTAGCAAGCTGGGCAGTATACTCATTATGATAGAAAAGCACAAAGTGTTTTCTAAGTCTTGCAATTTTATAAAGCATATTTCTTTCCTTATAAAGTTCAAATAATCTACCTTTAATAACGGCATCAATCAAGATTGCCGTAGAAAGAGTAAATAAGGCAAATCCAAAAATAATAAGTGTAATGGTAAAAAATCTTCCGGCAGGTGAGATTGGAGCAACTTCTCCAAAACCGACTGTAGTAAAGGTTATACCTGTTTGGTAGATTGCGTCTAATATTGGAAAATCATCAATTAATATATAACCCAGAGTTCCTATCATCATTACGACTTGTACAAGAACTAAAGGTACTCTAAAAGGTTTTAATTGAGCGTAGATTACCGGATTTAAGTCATATTCAGGCTTTGCTGAACGAAATTCCCATCCTAGGGCTTTTTTTATTCTTCTAAAGATGCTCATGAAAGCACTTTACACTAAAGTGCTCTCTTATGAGTGTTTTTTAAGAGTTCTTAACTCTTTTGCAGAAATTTTGATTCTTTGAGTAGTACCATCTTCTAATGTAACTCTAACAGTTCTTAGGTTTGGTAAAAATCTTCTTTTTTTTCTGTTTTTCGCGTGACTTACGTTGTTCCCAACCATAGGTCCTTTTCCTGAAATTGCACATCTTCTTGACATTTTAGTTTCCTTCAAATTTTTATAGTGAAAAATATTCGCGTATTATACCTTCTGTTTCTTAAAAAAAAGTTAATTTTAAGCTTTTTTTCAAAATAAGCTATCTTTATCTTTTATATAATAATATTTAAGATTATTTATCTCAAAAGGATTTTTATGAGAATAATTATACTACTTTTTTTATCTATTTTATCTTTTGCAGTAGAACTTCAAAAGCCTGAAGTTTACCAAGGAAATGAAAAAATTGATTCTTGGTTAATGAGTGAAAAACTTGACGGTATAAGAGGATATTGGGACGGCAAAGAGTTAAAAAGCAGAAAAGGCAAAAAACTTTATGCTCCTAAATGGTTTATAAAAGATTTTCCGCCTTTTAAACTTGACGGAGAACTTTGGACAAAAAGAGACGACTTTGAACATATCCAAAGTATAGTAATGGATAAATATCCTTCAATAAAGTGGGAAGAGATTACTTATAATATTTTTGAAGTTCCAGAGACTAAAGGAGACTTTATTGAAAGATTAAAAAAGCTTGAGAACTGGTTAAAAGAACATCCAAACAGATATATAAAAATAGTAAAACAAAAAAGAGTAAAAAACAAAAAAAATCTAGATAAATTTTTAGAAGAAATTTTATCGAAAAAAGGAGAAGGGGTAATCTTAAAAGATCCCAAAAAAGATTATCATACTGGAAGAAGTTCCTCTTTTTTAAAAGTAAAAAAAGCTTTGGATATGGAAGGTGAAGTTATAAAAATAAATATCTCAGAAAAAACAAAAGTTTTAAAAAGCCTGCAAATAAAACCGGAAAATGGAACAATTTTTAATCTAGGAACCGGATTTACCAACAAACAAAGGAAAAATCCGCCTAAAATAGGAGATATAGTTACTTTTAAATATTTTGGATTTACAAAAAACGGCAAACCTAAATTTGCCTCTTTTTTACATATTAGAAAAGATTAGATAGTCTCTAAAACAGCATTTACCTTTTCTAACTGTTTTTCTAAAGTAAACTCTTTTGCTTTTTTTCTATTCTCTTTTTTTATTAGTTTCATATCATCTTTATTTTGCAAAATCGCTTCAAGTTTAAACTGCATACTTCTGTCACTTGGAGATTCCATTGTAGAAAAGACATCTATTAACTCTTTTGAATCATTATTAGCAGTAGTAAAAACTACATTTTTACAAAACATTGCTTTAAGAACATTTGTAGCAAAGCTTTTGTTGTGTGTCGGAAGAAAAAAGATATCTGAGACTAAAAAGAGTTCCTCTTTGTTTTTATAATCTTCCAAAAGCAGTAGTTTATCCTCTAATTTAAACTTTGTAAGCTGAAATTTTAAACTTGTAATCTGTTTTTTATCTCCTGCAATGATAGAGATAAAATTTTCAGTTGAAAGTTGCATTATTGTATTTATAAACTCAATTACACCCGAAGCTTTTAAATTTCTTCCTGTGAAAAAAATGATTTTTTTCTTAGGCTCTATTTCAAACTTTTGACAAAACTCTTTTTTAAGCTCTTTGGGCTTTTTATACTCTATATCGACAAAAGGATAGATAACATCTACTCTGTTTTCATCAAGATTAAATTTACTTAAAATCTCTTTTTTTAATCTTTTTGAATTTACTATTACTTTTTTTGCATTTTTTATATTTTCAACAGCTTCTTTATCAAAGTTTCCCGTGTGAAAGTAGATTGAAGCGTACTGCTTTTTCTTTAGCAAGATTTTATCAATCATAGAGCTTTTTTTTACTAAAGAGATATCTTCCTGTTTTAGTAACTGCTCTATTAATTTTGTTTTTGCTTTGAAATTTATCGTATGCATATAAGATTAACTTAACTCATTATCTATTATCTGGCAAATTGTATGCCCAAAAAGTATATGCATCTCTTGAATTCTTGGTGTGTCATTTGAGGGAACAACTAAATTTATATCGCAATATTCATTCATCGCTCCACCGTCTCTTCCGCTAAATCCGACTATTTTACAACCTATTTCTTGTCCGACTTTAAAAGCGTTTATAACATTTTTTGAATTACCCGATGTAGAAATCCCGATAAGTAAATCACCTTTTTGAGCCAAAGATTCTACTTGTCTGTCAAAAACTCTGTCATATCCGTAATCATTCCCAATAGCAGTAAGAGCCGAAGTATCCGTAGTAAGAGCGAGTCCTGGTAAACCTCTTCTTTCAGTTTTATATCTTCCTGTTAGCTCAGCAGCTATATGTTGCGCATCTGCTGCACTTCCGCCGTTTCCAAAAAGTATAACTTTATTTCCATTTTTTAAAGTTTCAACTGCTAAATTCGCAGCTTTTTGTAAAGGCTCTTCCATAGTTTCAATCACTTTTTGGATAGTTTCCAAATGTCCTAAAAACTCTTTTTGTATTGTATTATTCAATTATTTCACCTTTTGTATTTTTTCAATTGTTTTTGTAGTACTTTTTCCATCTACAAAAGTTACTAACTTTGTCTGTTTTGCTATATCTGAACCGACCACTTCTTTTCCTTCATAATCTGCACCTTTTACCAAGATATCAGGTTCAACAAGTTTTATAAGTTCATAAGGCGTATCTTCATCAAATATTACTACAAAATCTACACACTCCAAAGCTGATAAAATAAATGCTCTGTCATCTTGTGTATTTATAGGTCTGTCTTCACCTTTTAATCTTTTTACGCTTTGATCGGAATTTAAACCTAAAATAAGTACATCTCCAAAAGATTTTGCGGTATTCAAATAGCTTACATGACCTTTATGCAGAATATCAAAACAACCGTTTGTGAAGACTATTTTTTTATTCTGTTTTTTTAATCTTTTTGAGAGCTTTTCTATATCTTCAAAGTTTTTGATATGAAGTTCAATAGAACTTTTATGAAGACTTGCTCTATACTCTTCTATCTCATCGATTGTTGCCGTGGCACTTCCTATTTTTCCCACAACGATACCTGCTGCTAAATTTGCAAATTCAACTGCTGTATTTATTCCATATCCCAAAGACAGAGCAAAACCCAAAGAAGCCAAAACCGTATCACCTGCACCTGTTACGTCATAAACTTCTCTTGCAACAGTCGGTTTAACCGTTACTTTATCTTCTTCTAGAATTGCAATTCCGTGTTCACTAAGAGTTATAACTGAAACTTCCAAAGATACTTCTTCTTTAAGTTTTATCAGAGCCTCTTTTAAATCAGTATCATTTTCTATTTTTATATTTGAAGCTAATTCAGCCTCTTTTTTATTTGGTGTTAGAAGATAGGCACCTTTATATTTCGTAAAGTCATTGCCTTTTGGATCTACCAAAACTTTTTTACTGTTTTTATTTGCATAAGTAATAACTTTATCAAGAAGTTCATTGGTAAGAACACCTTTGTTGTAGTCAGATAAAAGAACTATATCATAACTGTTTATTTTCTCTTGAAACTTTTCATATAAAGCTTTTACACTATCAACTGAGATATTGTTTTTACTCTCTTTGTCATATCTTACAACTTGTGAATGAGAAGCCATAAGTCTTGTTTTTCTTGAAGTTTTTCGTCCTTTTTGCTCTATCAATGAAGCTTTTACTCCTTGCTTTGTAAGCATAGATTTAACCAAAAGACCTACTTCATCATCTCCTATTACGGATAAAACTTCAACATGAGCTCCAAGAGAGACTAAATTGCTTATAACATTTCCTGCTCCGCCAAGTAGTGTTGTCTCTTTTTTTATATCTACAATTTGAACAGGAGCTTCAGGAGAGATTCTTTCACAATTCCCCCAAAGATATTCATCTATCATCAAATCACCAATTACTAAAATATTTGGTATCTTTTCAACTTTTATCATTTTCTTTTCTTTTCTTCAAATTTTCATATATACTATTATTTTCTCTTTTGCCTACACTCAATACTAAAATAACTATTTCTTTATCTTTTACTTCATAAGCAAGTCTATATCCTGCACTTCGTAACTTGATTTTATATACATTTTCATAGCCGCTTAATTTATCTTTTGGAACTTTTGGATTTTCAAGTCTTTGCTTTAAGTTTTTTTTAAACTGTTCTTTTACTGTTGAATCTAATTTATTCCAATCTTTTAAAGACTCTTTTGTAAATTTTAATTTATAAGTCATCAATATTTACTTCAATTAAATCTTCTTTTTTATATTTTAACCTTTTTTCAACTTCTTGGGCTAAATAATAATCATCTATGATGTCCATCATTTTTTCATAAAGTTCACTTGGAACCAGATAAGCACTTGGAACATTATGATTTAAAATAGCTACAGCCTCATCACCTGCATCTTTTAAAAGTTGACTCGGTGATTTTTTAAGCTCTGTTATACTTGCTGTATAGTTTGAAAGAATAGCTTGCATATTTTTCCTTTTTTAGTACTTTATTTAATACTTAATATTATACTTTTTAAAGTCTCTTTTGTCAAACTACTTTTTTACTTCTGTTTCAAATAATCTTTTTATCTCAGGAATATAAGCTTTAATTCCATCTTCCATTGAAAATCTCGGTTCATACTCCAGATTCTCTTTTGTAGTCTCTATATTTGCTTGAGTGAAGAACTGATAAGCTCCTATATATGGATTTGGGATGTATTGTTTTCCATTGTCAAGACTAAGCTCTTTTTGTAGAATATTTACTATATCTTCAAAACTTCTAGCTTTTCCCGTTCCTACATTGTAAACACCACTTTTTTTAGGGGAGCAAGCTTTGATATTTGCTTGGATTACATCTTCAATATAGATAAAATCTCTTAAAATCTTATCACTACCTTCAAAAAGTTTTGGAGTATTGCCTTTTAGAATTTGATGTCCGAATTGTACTACCATAGAAGCGGTTTTATTTTTGAAAAACTCTCTTGGACCGTATACGTTAAAATATTTAAGACCCACAATAGAGATATCTACACCGTCTTTTAAATATTTATAAGTTATATTATCCATCATTACTTTTGAAAAACCGTAAGCGTTGTTTGGTTGTTCAAATCCTACTTCAAATCTGTCACTGTCTCCGTAAGTTGCACCGCTGCTTGCATATATCATATTTGCTTTGTGTTTAATAGCAATTTTCAGTAAATCTTCATAAGCATTTACGTTTGTTTTTACCATTAAATCTTGTTCTAAAACAGTAGTATCGGAAATAGCTGCTTGATGGAAAATATAATCAAAAGTATAAGAACTCTCTAACTCTTTTAAAAGTTCTTTGTCGTTTATATTTCCACTTATAACCACACCTTTAAACCCCAAAAGATTTTTAAAGTGACCAAAGCTTTTTAAGTTTCCGTTTGAAAAAGTCTCACCGCTTCTAAAACAGTCAAGAGCCACGATATTTGCTTCAGGATAGTTTTCCTGAAAATAAAAACAAAGATTTGAACCTATAAATCCTGCCGCACCTGTAATCAAAATATTTTTATTGTTAAAATCTATATCTATATATTTCATAATATTTACTCACTTATTTTTTAAAAGGTTTTATTTTAACAAAATTTTAATTAGAGTTTGGATGAGTACTTTTTTGATTTATTTCATTTTATATTAAAATATTATTTTGCACCAATTTTTGAAAAGACTACATGAATTGTTTTCATAAAAATTACAAAATCCATCCATAAAGACCAGTTATTAATATACCATTTATCAAGTTGAACTCTTTCATCAAAAGTTAAATTATTTCTTCCACTTACTTGCCAAAGTCCAGTAATCCCAGGTTTTACGTCTAAAATAATATCTTGATTGTATTTTCCTATTTTCTCTTTTTCACTAATCATATATGGTCTGGGTCCCATTAAGTTCATATCTCCCCTTAAAACATTGAAGAATTGAGGAAATTCATCCAAAGATGTAGCTCTTAATATCTTTCCTATTTTTGTAATTCTTGGGTCATTTTGATACTTATGATATTTTTCGTAATATTCAACTTCATTTGGATGTTTGGATAAATACTCTTTTAATATTTCATCTCCATTTTCATACATAGTTCTATATTTATAACAACTAAACTTTTCTCCCTTTAGTCCTAATCTTTTTTGTTTGAAAAGAACTTTTCCTTCTGAATCTTTTTTTATCAATATAATCATAAAAAGATGTAGCATAAGTCCAAAAGGCAAAATACATAAAACTAATATTTTTTCAAAAAAAACTTTGATAAAAATGTTTTTATAACTTAAAAGTCTATTTTCAAGATGTATAGTAGATAATCTAACATTAAAATAATCAACAATATCAGCATGGGTAAAGTCAAGATGATAAACATATGGAATAATATATACATTTCTTGTTTTTTTTGAATAAATTTTAATAAGACGCTTAAACTGTTCTACTTCTAAATTCTTAGAAATAAGAATCACCATTTTAAACTTTTTTTTACAAAGATTATAACCAAAATACCAGTTATCTTTTAGTTCATTTTCAAGCTCATCCACTAAATCTGAGTTTCCTACAACTTTTACATTTATTCTAAAAAAATTAAATTTGAATAATATTCTTTTTAAGATTCTTTTTGATGTAGGAATTAAAAAAATAGCTAGTAAATAAAAGATAATAATAAAAGCTCGTGAATACTCTTGCGACATTTTTGTTAAAGTTATAACTGTAAATACAAATACAAAGGATATAAACAAACCTTTGAAAATTCTTTTTGTATCACTCCAAAAATCATATCTTGTAAAATATATTTTTTCAAACAAAAAAATAATAGAAGTCAAAAAAAGTATCCAATAATATTTGTGAGCAGAAGTATTTAAAGTAGGGAAAAAATCTGCAAAGAAATTTACTCTTATATAAAATGCCAGTTTTAAGGATAAAAACATTACAAATAAATCACTTAAAAAAAGAACAATTATATATATACTATTTGCTACAGCCCATCTATTTTTCATCATCAAAACTCTTTAATTATCATAAATTTTAAGATATATTATACAATTATATTACTTAAGATTATTGACTAAAATACAGGTACTACTTAATACTTATTTTCTCTTTTAGCATATACCAGATAAATAAACTATTTGTCACTAAATATCTTTTCCACATTCTCCTTGGCTCTTGCAAAAATCTATAAAACCATTCTAAACCGGCTTTTTGCATCCATAAAGGAGCTCTTGTAACTTTTCCAGCAACTACATCAAAACTTCCACCTACACCCATGATAAAAGGCGTATTTATAATATCTTTATATTTATTTAAAAAAATTTCTTTTGTAGGTGAACTAATAGCAACAAAAAGGATATCTGCTTCACTTGAAGCTATTTCGTTGGCTATACTTTCTTCTTCATCTTTTTTAAAATAGCCATTTCGATATCCAGCGATAATATCTTTAGAATATTCTTCTGTATATCTATCAACCACACCTTTTACTATCTCTTCTTTTGCTCCAAAGAAAAAAACCTTATATCCTTTTTCATGGGATAATTTTACAAGATTTTCCATAAGGTCAATACCTGCAACTCTTTCTTTAAGCGGTTGACCTAAAAACTTACTAGCCCAAACGACAGCTTGTCCATCTGGATTTATAATATCACTATTAACTACTGAATCATATAGTTCTTTGTCTTTTTGCATATGTACTAATTTTGCAGCATTTACAACTACATGATGAAGATGTGTTTTATTTTGTATTGATTCATCTATCATATTAACTGTTTCATCCATAGTATATGTATCTATAGGACAATTAAATATATTTATTCTATTTTTCATTAAAAAACTCTCTCTTAAATGTTGTAAAATTACTATCTTTGTTTTTTTTGATAAATTCTTCTAATTTCTTCAATGAATACTCTGTCATAGCTTTAGGATGTCCAATTATCACAAAATTTTTATTATCAATATTTTTTTTAAAATCAAAAAGAGCTGATTGCAAATATGATATTTTATATCCATCTAAAGAAACTACACTATCTGTCCGCTTAATTAACATCCTTAATTTATCTAATTTTGACCCTCCTACGGCGTTGCCGTCACCAAAAGATTTATGAAAACTTCCTCCAAATTTCTTATAAAATGCAAGTTTCCAAAAAAATAAAGGAGAAACTTTGTAACTACTTATTGGTATTTCCGTGAAATATCCCGTTTTATCTTCTTTTAAAGGATTTTCATCGAATTTCCATATATCTTTTTTGGGCATATTTGAAAAATCAAAATAATGCGTATTACTATTATTTTTACCATTATTAAAGACCGTACAATCCAACCAAATATTATGTTTTTTTAAAGCTTTTCCAATATTAAGAAAAGGCTGAATACACCAACCACCAGCACGATAAGTAAAAATTTTATTTCCTGTTATATCAGTTAAAATTTTTTTGTATTTAAATACGATATTATCAATTTCATTATCATTAAATTCTTGAAGTCTGTACCTTTTTGTATTTATTATCCATTTTTCACCATTAAAGTAACTATCTTCCCAATGAGGGTGTATATGAAGTTGTATATCATGTCCATTATTAGATAAATTTTTTATTTGAGTTACAATATTTTGATAGTTTTCTTCCAAAATATTATATTTCTTTCTGTATTCATCAAGTTTAATAAGATAACCACTATCTACAAAAAAAGATGCCTTGATACCATATTTATTCAAAACTTGAAGAAATCTATTTGTTGGATATATTATACTTTTTTCTTGGGTTCCACTATATGAACCAAAAAAAAGTTCATAATCTAAAGTAATAAAAATGTTCATTTTAATCTTTCCAAAAGTTCATTAACTTTTTCTTTTTGTTTTTTCTTAAGTTTAACTTTGCCATATATAGAATCACCTTTCAACAGCATTTGCAATAACGTTATAGTTAAACCTTTTGCATCTAACAATGATATTTCAGAATCTCCTAATTTATAAGATTCTATATAACCATTTTTGAGAAGGTATTTTCTTGCTCTTTCACAATCTCTTTTTGCAGATAAAAAAGGATTATGTGCTTTTACTTCTATAACTAGATTTTTACCATTATTTTCTGAATCAATTTTATAGATATTCTTTAAATAAACATCAAAGGGTAAATATTCTTCTAACATATCTTCATATACATGAAAATTTGTCACAGAATTAAGATTTACACCAAACATTAAAATTTTTCCATTATTATTTGTAATTTTACTATATGGACTACTGCCAGAAAATGGTGTTTTACCTTTTTCATGATCACTTATGTAATAATTTACATTTTTACCTATTGCTATTACAGAATGAGAAGGGTGAAAACTTCTTTTACAATTATCCTTTTTCATTATCATATTTGATATATTCCCCATTGCATTTTTTGCCTCTTGCAAATTAAAACTATCTAAATTTTCAAGGTATTCTTTTTGGGAACCTAAAAAAGACAAAGCGGGAGCAAGTAAAGTATAAGAGGATAAATCTATCTTAGAGATTATTAAATTCGTAAGTTCTTTTGTCCCACCTTCTATTTTACCTATATTTGAAGTAGAAGAATGAATAATAATATCACTATTTAAGGTAAATTTATTTAATAGATTATCCACTTCTTTAAGTGAAATTAAAACTCTTTTTTTTCGTTCACGATGTTTTCTTAGCTTATTTTTTTCTACTTTATCATCTATTTTTTTCTTTAAAAAATTTGGTAAATACTGTTTTATTTGTTTAACTAATATTCTCATATAATTATACTACTTCATAATTTTTTCAAATTTTTCTTTTAATAATCTAGACACATTATTTGCTTCATATTGATTTGCTTTTTTTATTGCATTTTGTTTCATAATAACTTTTTTTTCTTCATTAAGATTATAATATTTAAAAATTTTTTCATAAATATCTTTTATATCCCCCACTCTTACTAAAAATCCTTCTTTCTCATCTTCCAGATAAGAAGGTACTCCTGCTATATTTGAACCAATGACAGGTACACCACATGACATAGCTTCCAGTCCTACAAGACCTAAACTTTCATCTTCTCTTTTTGTGGGGAAGATATATAAATCAAGTAAATTAAAAACTTCTGAAAGTTCAATTTGAGTAAGCTTTTTATATCTTTTAATATTTTCTTTTACTGTTAGTGTGGACAGTTCTTGCTCAAATTGTTTTTCATGTTGTCCTGTTCCTACAATTATAATTTGTATATCTTTATCAATTTCTTTTTTAAATTTTTCAGTTGCTTGCAAAAATTCATGCCATCCTTTATTATTATTAATATGAGAGACATAACCTATTGTAAATAGTTCTTTTAAATTATGTTTTTTTCTTAAACTTTTCTTATTTTGAGGGTAGAAAATTTTTGTATTTATGCCCCCTGATGGATATATATAAATTTTATCTTCAGATATATTAGGAAATTTATTTATTAATTTGTTTTTAAAATACTTTGATGGGATTATAACTAAATCTATTTTATTTAAAACTTTTTTTTGTAATTTGAATGTAAAAGTAGATATGCCTAATAAGTCAGTACCATGAATATTTACTACTATTTTCTTATTTAATAACCTTAATAAATATATCATAGGAACAGAATAAAATCCAAAAAAATGAATATATGCAACATCGAATTTTTTAAATATCACGTTGCAAAAAAATGAAAGGTACAATCTGATATAGTTAATGATTTTTTTAAACTTATTTTCTGTTCTTCCATATATACTACTTTGTGCTACAAATTCTACATTTTGTTTTTCTAAAAGTTCTTTTGTATTTTTAATAAAAA
It encodes the following:
- the rfaD gene encoding ADP-glyceromanno-heptose 6-epimerase — encoded protein: MKYIDIDFNNKNILITGAAGFIGSNLCFYFQENYPEANIVALDCFRSGETFSNGNLKSFGHFKNLLGFKGVVISGNINDKELLKELESSYTFDYIFHQAAISDTTVLEQDLMVKTNVNAYEDLLKIAIKHKANMIYASSGATYGDSDRFEVGFEQPNNAYGFSKVMMDNITYKYLKDGVDISIVGLKYFNVYGPREFFKNKTASMVVQFGHQILKGNTPKLFEGSDKILRDFIYIEDVIQANIKACSPKKSGVYNVGTGKARSFEDIVNILQKELSLDNGKQYIPNPYIGAYQFFTQANIETTKENLEYEPRFSMEDGIKAYIPEIKRLFETEVKK
- the rfaE1 gene encoding D-glycero-beta-D-manno-heptose-7-phosphate kinase; translated protein: MIKVEKIPNILVIGDLMIDEYLWGNCERISPEAPVQIVDIKKETTLLGGAGNVISNLVSLGAHVEVLSVIGDDEVGLLVKSMLTKQGVKASLIEQKGRKTSRKTRLMASHSQVVRYDKESKNNISVDSVKALYEKFQEKINSYDIVLLSDYNKGVLTNELLDKVITYANKNSKKVLVDPKGNDFTKYKGAYLLTPNKKEAELASNIKIENDTDLKEALIKLKEEVSLEVSVITLSEHGIAILEEDKVTVKPTVAREVYDVTGAGDTVLASLGFALSLGYGINTAVEFANLAAGIVVGKIGSATATIDEIEEYRASLHKSSIELHIKNFEDIEKLSKRLKKQNKKIVFTNGCFDILHKGHVSYLNTAKSFGDVLILGLNSDQSVKRLKGEDRPINTQDDRAFILSALECVDFVVIFDEDTPYELIKLVEPDILVKGADYEGKEVVGSDIAKQTKLVTFVDGKSTTKTIEKIQKVK
- a CDS encoding type II toxin-antitoxin system RelE family toxin translates to MTYKLKFTKESLKDWNKLDSTVKEQFKKNLKQRLENPKVPKDKLSGYENVYKIKLRSAGYRLAYEVKDKEIVILVLSVGKRENNSIYENLKKRKENDKS
- a CDS encoding WecB/TagA/CpsF family glycosyltransferase, translating into MKNRINIFNCPIDTYTMDETVNMIDESIQNKTHLHHVVVNAAKLVHMQKDKELYDSVVNSDIINPDGQAVVWASKFLGQPLKERVAGIDLMENLVKLSHEKGYKVFFFGAKEEIVKGVVDRYTEEYSKDIIAGYRNGYFKKDEEESIANEIASSEADILFVAISSPTKEIFLNKYKDIINTPFIMGVGGSFDVVAGKVTRAPLWMQKAGLEWFYRFLQEPRRMWKRYLVTNSLFIWYMLKEKISIK
- a CDS encoding type II toxin-antitoxin system prevent-host-death family antitoxin — encoded protein: MQAILSNYTASITELKKSPSQLLKDAGDEAVAILNHNVPSAYLVPSELYEKMMDIIDDYYLAQEVEKRLKYKKEDLIEVNIDDL
- a CDS encoding sugar transferase, whose product is MMKNRWAVANSIYIIVLFLSDLFVMFLSLKLAFYIRVNFFADFFPTLNTSAHKYYWILFLTSIIFLFEKIYFTRYDFWSDTKRIFKGLFISFVFVFTVITLTKMSQEYSRAFIIIFYLLAIFLIPTSKRILKRILFKFNFFRINVKVVGNSDLVDELENELKDNWYFGYNLCKKKFKMVILISKNLEVEQFKRLIKIYSKKTRNVYIIPYVYHLDFTHADIVDYFNVRLSTIHLENRLLSYKNIFIKVFFEKILVLCILPFGLMLHLFMIILIKKDSEGKVLFKQKRLGLKGEKFSCYKYRTMYENGDEILKEYLSKHPNEVEYYEKYHKYQNDPRITKIGKILRATSLDEFPQFFNVLRGDMNLMGPRPYMISEKEKIGKYNQDIILDVKPGITGLWQVSGRNNLTFDERVQLDKWYINNWSLWMDFVIFMKTIHVVFSKIGAK